One Pseudomonas tolaasii NCPPB 2192 genomic window carries:
- a CDS encoding IS3 family transposase (programmed frameshift) → MGKYTEQAKLAAVQDYCSGGAGLRDVAHRHNVDFSSLRQWVAAYQVHGAAGLKQKRLQRYSNNFKLSVLKRMREEQLSYRQTAALFDIRKFDIIGLWERRYDEGGFDALTKQPDRAGRPKKMPTSIPPVQPNSPDDESRSRDELLAEVKQLRMENDYLKKLDALGPGEETSSAAEKAQIVIGLRPLHSLESLLTFAGLARSTFYYQQKALQAADKYAELKDKIRSTFDEHKGRYGYRRITAAVRSAGHLVNHKTVQRLMAQLQLKSLVRVKKYRAYKGEVGKAAPNLLKREFEAPSPNQKWVTDVTEFKVGGQKLYLSPVLDLYNGEIISYEIARKPLFDMIGKMLKGAFKRLQPHEKPVLHSDQGWQYRMPIYLKALKERSITPSMSRKGNCYDNAAMESFFGTLKSEFFYLNRFSDLDELQTGIDEYIQYYNHSRIKLKLNGLSPVAYRTQAVQV, encoded by the exons ATGGGTAAGTACACAGAGCAAGCAAAACTCGCAGCAGTGCAGGATTATTGTTCCGGTGGCGCGGGTTTGAGGGATGTTGCACACCGTCACAATGTGGACTTTTCATCCCTTCGCCAATGGGTTGCGGCCTATCAGGTACATGGCGCTGCTGGGCTGAAACAGAAAAGGCTGCAGCGCTACAGCAACAACTTCAAACTGTCTGTTTTGAAGCGTATGCGTGAGGAGCAGCTGTCCTATCGACAGACGGCGGCCTTGTTCGATATCCGTAAATTCGACATCATCGGTCTCTGGGAGCGCCGCTATGATGAGGGCGGTTTTGATGCCCTTACCAAGCAGCCTGATAGAGCCGGACGTCCGAAAAAAATGCCAACCTCCATTCCTCCTGTTCAACCCAACTCACCTGATGACGAGTCGCGCTCACGCGATGAATTGCTTGCTGAAGTGAAGCAGTTGCGGATGGAAAACGACTACCTAAAAAAGCTCGATGCCTTGG GTCCAGGAGAAGAAACGAGTAGCGCAGCAGAAAAAGCGCAAATCGTAATAGGACTGAGGCCGCTGCACTCTCTAGAAAGTCTGCTGACGTTTGCCGGTTTGGCACGCAGCACCTTTTACTATCAGCAAAAGGCGCTGCAAGCGGCTGATAAGTACGCCGAGCTGAAAGACAAGATTCGTTCTACGTTCGATGAGCACAAGGGCCGGTATGGCTATCGTCGGATAACGGCTGCGGTACGAAGCGCCGGCCATCTCGTCAATCACAAGACGGTTCAGCGACTGATGGCACAACTTCAGCTCAAGAGCTTAGTGCGTGTGAAAAAATACCGAGCTTACAAAGGCGAGGTAGGCAAGGCAGCGCCTAATCTTTTGAAGCGAGAGTTTGAAGCGCCGTCCCCCAATCAAAAGTGGGTGACCGACGTTACTGAGTTCAAAGTTGGAGGTCAGAAGCTTTATCTGTCTCCCGTTTTGGATCTGTACAACGGCGAAATCATTTCCTACGAGATTGCCAGAAAGCCGCTGTTCGACATGATCGGGAAGATGCTCAAAGGTGCATTCAAGCGGCTTCAGCCGCATGAAAAACCGGTTTTGCATTCAGACCAGGGCTGGCAGTATCGAATGCCAATTTATCTAAAGGCTCTTAAGGAACGCTCAATCACGCCAAGCATGTCGAGAAAAGGTAACTGCTACGACAATGCGGCCATGGAGAGTTTCTTCGGTACGCTGAAGTCAGAGTTTTTTTATCTAAATAGATTTAGCGATCTGGATGAGCTTCAGACAGGCATCGACGAGTACATCCAGTATTACAATCACTCGCGTATCAAGCTGAAGCTAAACGGCCTGAGCCCTGTTGCATATAGAACTCAGGCCGTTCAGGTATAG
- a CDS encoding NAD-dependent epimerase/dehydratase family protein, which produces MKILIAGATGAVGVPLTRLLCAAGHEVTGITRAGAGVDILRGIGAKPVVVDVFNTESVRDAIRDAKPDVVIDQLTLLPADPAELIKYMPNDTRLHQIGGKNLLSAAEEFGVKRYIMQSRGFYLQAAEGELAAEDAKLCIDAPGVVGESARTFQAYEDEILASQALTGVVLRYGFFYGPGTWYHPTGAIAEQARKGESVIIGRGNGVWSFVHLDDAIEATVAALHSECGVYNIVDDNPLPVSEWLPAFSKWVGAPLPGSITAEQALRTVGSEALFYNEAIRGASNLRAKELLDFKPRRLLWLQ; this is translated from the coding sequence ATGAAAATCTTGATCGCTGGAGCAACTGGCGCTGTAGGTGTCCCACTGACTCGGCTGCTTTGCGCAGCTGGTCATGAAGTTACTGGCATCACCCGAGCAGGTGCTGGGGTAGATATTCTTCGAGGGATCGGCGCAAAACCCGTCGTCGTTGATGTATTTAACACGGAATCAGTGCGTGACGCTATCCGGGACGCCAAGCCTGACGTAGTCATTGACCAATTGACTCTCCTCCCTGCAGATCCTGCCGAACTCATTAAGTACATGCCGAATGACACTCGGCTGCATCAAATAGGTGGGAAGAATTTGCTCTCTGCAGCTGAAGAGTTTGGGGTTAAGCGTTACATCATGCAATCGCGCGGGTTCTATCTCCAAGCGGCAGAAGGCGAGTTAGCTGCTGAAGACGCCAAGTTGTGCATTGATGCACCTGGCGTCGTTGGAGAAAGTGCAAGAACCTTTCAGGCATATGAAGACGAGATTTTGGCAAGCCAAGCTCTGACCGGGGTAGTGCTGCGGTACGGATTCTTCTACGGACCTGGTACTTGGTACCACCCGACAGGCGCTATTGCAGAGCAAGCGAGGAAGGGTGAGTCGGTGATCATCGGCCGAGGGAACGGAGTGTGGTCATTTGTTCACCTGGATGATGCAATCGAAGCGACCGTGGCAGCGCTACACAGTGAGTGCGGAGTATACAATATCGTCGATGATAACCCACTCCCAGTTAGTGAGTGGCTACCGGCGTTCAGTAAGTGGGTGGGAGCGCCATTACCTGGCTCCATAACAGCAGAACAAGCCTTGCGCACCGTTGGCTCAGAAGCTTTATTCTACAATGAAGCAATTCGTGGTGCCTCAAATTTGCGCGCTAAAGAGCTGCTGGATTTCAAGCCTAGACGTTTGCTGTGGCTCCAGTAA
- a CDS encoding carboxymuconolactone decarboxylase family protein — MTRRLDYNQLAPAGVKALGSVYGYVMQSGLDEVLVDLVYLRVSQINNCAYCLDMHTRDLIKKSVKVEKIALVQAWTEAGNLFDTREQAALAWAEQVTKVADTGVSDSAYVAVRKVFEERELVDLTIAVSLMNSYNRMAISFRNIPQALLDHH; from the coding sequence ATGACTAGGCGGCTCGACTACAACCAACTCGCCCCTGCAGGAGTGAAAGCGCTGGGCAGTGTCTACGGCTACGTCATGCAAAGTGGCTTGGATGAGGTACTTGTTGATCTGGTCTATCTGCGCGTTTCGCAAATCAACAACTGCGCTTACTGCTTGGATATGCATACCCGCGACCTGATCAAAAAAAGCGTTAAGGTCGAAAAAATAGCGTTAGTCCAAGCGTGGACTGAGGCAGGTAATCTTTTCGACACCCGTGAGCAAGCAGCTCTAGCGTGGGCTGAGCAGGTCACTAAGGTCGCAGATACGGGGGTTTCTGACTCTGCATATGTTGCAGTAAGGAAAGTGTTTGAGGAGCGTGAGCTGGTGGATCTCACAATCGCTGTCAGCTTGATGAATTCCTACAACAGAATGGCTATTAGCTTCCGGAACATACCGCAAGCCTTGCTGGACCATCACTGA
- a CDS encoding cupin domain-containing protein produces MKHFNLTVALFSGVLLISAMSAQAHGQSEVVKPNFEHAIPNIPGKSLVAVEVEYAPGAASPSHVHAKSAFIYAYVVSGSIESQVNDGPKQIFKAGESWFENPGSRHPVSRNASKTEPAKLLAVFVVDSNDKALTTPVKNQGEE; encoded by the coding sequence ATGAAGCATTTCAATCTCACAGTTGCTCTTTTCAGTGGCGTTTTGCTCATAAGCGCGATGTCGGCTCAAGCGCATGGCCAGAGTGAAGTGGTGAAGCCAAACTTTGAGCACGCCATACCGAATATTCCAGGAAAATCGTTGGTCGCAGTTGAGGTTGAATACGCCCCAGGAGCTGCCTCGCCATCCCATGTTCATGCGAAATCCGCTTTCATCTACGCCTACGTAGTGTCGGGGTCGATCGAGTCGCAGGTGAATGACGGACCTAAACAGATCTTTAAAGCAGGCGAAAGCTGGTTTGAAAATCCAGGCTCCCGTCATCCTGTGAGCCGGAACGCAAGCAAGACCGAACCGGCCAAACTACTTGCGGTATTCGTCGTTGACTCCAATGACAAAGCGCTCACAACCCCCGTTAAAAACCAGGGTGAGGAGTAA
- a CDS encoding PLP-dependent aminotransferase family protein: MTLNFQLDRTIRTPLTEQIQRSITKAIESGVLSPGARLPSWVDLAAQLGVSRGTVRAAYEMLMDAQLVVASRSAGTRVSDRPAILLKETIQPPDTGFMELYKEFTAGPAIFQLGVPAHETVPAKLFSQIRSHAMHSERRGSALYPDPRGEFELRRVIAAYLAIARGIECLPSQIIITNGFAGGLGLALQALDLRGRSAWIEDPCFPFSRKGLELAGLKPIAIPVDSEGLDVEQARKLESDVALALLTPGQQAPLGMTLSLARRLSLLRWATESGGWIIEDDYLSELQLESRAASALASLDRDGRVIHIGSFSKTLSPTIRLGFVVAPPTLAPRLSEIATCLSPAPGPAVQLATAKFIHQGHYLRHLRRAKRLYCTQRDELLKTIANSDVRAEISTAGLAVLLKLPTGSPDLKIAREASIFGMSPGALSPWYSCPERAEAALMLGITTSSNRHLKVSCDRLSELIRRHT; the protein is encoded by the coding sequence ATGACTCTAAATTTTCAGCTCGACCGAACCATACGCACACCACTGACCGAGCAAATCCAGCGATCAATCACAAAAGCCATTGAGTCAGGAGTATTGTCTCCAGGTGCACGGCTTCCCTCTTGGGTTGACCTAGCAGCGCAGCTTGGGGTGTCGCGAGGCACAGTGCGCGCTGCGTATGAAATGCTAATGGATGCACAGTTGGTGGTTGCATCCAGAAGCGCTGGAACGAGGGTTTCTGATCGCCCGGCTATTCTTTTGAAGGAAACTATACAGCCGCCTGATACAGGGTTCATGGAACTCTACAAGGAGTTTACGGCAGGTCCGGCCATCTTCCAGTTAGGTGTTCCGGCTCATGAAACCGTACCTGCGAAGCTGTTCAGTCAAATTCGGTCCCATGCAATGCACTCAGAGCGTCGCGGTTCGGCCCTGTACCCGGATCCACGCGGTGAGTTCGAATTACGACGGGTGATCGCGGCATACCTTGCCATTGCTCGAGGCATCGAGTGTCTTCCATCTCAGATCATCATTACCAACGGCTTTGCCGGGGGGCTAGGTTTGGCATTACAAGCGCTGGATCTAAGAGGCCGTAGCGCCTGGATTGAGGACCCATGTTTCCCATTTTCTCGAAAAGGTTTAGAGCTTGCCGGTCTTAAGCCCATTGCCATCCCAGTAGATTCGGAAGGCCTAGATGTCGAACAGGCGAGGAAGCTCGAAAGTGATGTCGCATTGGCGCTATTGACCCCTGGCCAGCAGGCTCCTTTGGGTATGACGCTTTCATTAGCTAGACGCCTGAGTCTGCTGAGGTGGGCAACAGAATCTGGTGGTTGGATCATTGAAGATGACTACCTAAGCGAGCTGCAGCTGGAGAGCCGAGCCGCTTCTGCGCTCGCTTCGCTGGACCGCGATGGCCGTGTCATTCACATCGGCTCCTTCAGCAAAACGTTGAGCCCAACGATTCGCTTGGGATTCGTGGTAGCGCCTCCAACTTTGGCTCCGAGATTGAGTGAAATTGCTACATGTCTTAGCCCAGCACCAGGACCCGCCGTCCAGCTCGCCACGGCGAAATTCATCCACCAAGGCCATTACCTCCGACATCTGCGTCGGGCCAAAAGGCTTTACTGCACCCAAAGAGATGAGCTGCTGAAAACAATTGCCAACAGCGACGTACGTGCTGAGATCTCCACCGCAGGCTTAGCTGTGCTACTGAAACTGCCAACAGGGTCTCCAGATCTTAAAATCGCTCGGGAGGCATCAATCTTTGGGATGTCTCCAGGAGCCCTTAGCCCTTGGTACTCATGTCCAGAGCGTGCTGAGGCAGCTTTAATGCTCGGCATTACAACCAGCTCGAACCGACACTTAAAAGTGTCTTGCGATCGACTCAGTGAACTCATTCGTCGCCACACTTGA
- a CDS encoding LysR substrate-binding domain-containing protein: MALDRLAAMRAFCRIIEVGSFSGAADSLSLAKTTISGQVLALETLLGVKLLHRTTRKVSSTPEGAAYYVRARAVIDDVDELEASTSQSRYVVRGRVRVEMASPVGIFFLIPALSNFASEFPEIRLDIGCSERVVDLVQEGVDCAIRAGMIMDQDLVSRAIGQMRFCFCASPTYLAGVGPIQSPAELPHHKHLGFKFPATDKRFIPTLTRGDESFTLDHQPSMYFNNGSATAAAAVAGLGIAFLPTAEAVPHFNTGALVRVLADWHMTSMPISIVYPYTRHLSARVRAFTDWVTTLMANDPLWSLSE; encoded by the coding sequence ATGGCGCTAGATCGACTGGCAGCGATGCGAGCGTTCTGCCGCATAATAGAGGTTGGAAGCTTCAGTGGAGCAGCAGACTCCTTGTCCCTTGCCAAGACGACCATTTCGGGTCAGGTGCTGGCCCTGGAAACTCTGCTTGGTGTCAAGCTCTTGCACCGCACCACCCGAAAGGTATCCTCGACACCAGAGGGTGCTGCCTACTACGTAAGAGCGCGAGCGGTGATAGACGATGTAGACGAACTGGAGGCGTCGACATCACAGAGCCGATATGTCGTGAGGGGCCGAGTGCGTGTCGAGATGGCGTCTCCCGTTGGGATCTTCTTCTTAATCCCTGCACTCTCGAATTTCGCTTCAGAGTTTCCCGAGATTCGCCTCGATATAGGCTGTAGCGAACGTGTCGTCGATTTGGTCCAAGAAGGCGTAGACTGCGCCATCCGAGCTGGAATGATTATGGACCAGGATCTCGTATCTCGCGCGATTGGGCAGATGAGATTCTGTTTTTGCGCCTCTCCAACATACTTAGCTGGCGTTGGTCCTATCCAGAGTCCGGCAGAGTTGCCACATCACAAGCACTTGGGCTTCAAGTTTCCGGCGACAGATAAGCGTTTTATCCCAACTCTTACGCGGGGAGACGAAAGCTTCACCCTAGATCACCAACCATCCATGTATTTCAACAATGGCAGCGCAACAGCCGCCGCAGCCGTCGCGGGACTGGGTATCGCATTTCTTCCCACCGCTGAGGCCGTCCCTCACTTCAATACTGGGGCCCTGGTAAGAGTGCTGGCTGACTGGCATATGACTAGCATGCCTATATCGATAGTGTACCCTTACACCCGGCATCTCTCTGCTAGAGTTCGTGCGTTTACCGATTGGGTGACCACGCTTATGGCCAACGACCCATTATGGTCGCTATCGGAATGA
- a CDS encoding carboxymuconolactone decarboxylase family protein produces the protein MSNKRINYYEAAPQAMKAMMGLEKAVSQSILPASLRELVRIRASQINSCAYCIDMHTADASKAGETTRRLMAVSAWKETPFFDARERAALLWTETLTLVAEKHAPDEIYDEVAAHFNEQELSELTFVIAAINAWNRFGVGFAMQPK, from the coding sequence ATGAGCAACAAACGTATCAATTACTATGAAGCTGCCCCTCAGGCAATGAAAGCCATGATGGGTCTGGAAAAGGCGGTCTCCCAATCTATACTGCCAGCGTCGTTGCGAGAATTGGTTCGGATTCGCGCTTCGCAGATCAACAGCTGCGCCTACTGCATCGATATGCACACTGCCGATGCTTCGAAAGCAGGTGAAACCACACGCCGCCTGATGGCAGTGAGTGCCTGGAAAGAGACTCCTTTCTTCGATGCCCGCGAGCGCGCTGCACTGCTGTGGACCGAAACACTCACCCTTGTCGCGGAAAAGCATGCGCCCGACGAGATTTACGATGAGGTGGCCGCTCACTTCAACGAGCAGGAGTTGTCAGAGTTGACGTTTGTGATTGCAGCTATCAACGCTTGGAACCGTTTCGGCGTCGGCTTCGCCATGCAGCCGAAGTAA